Proteins from a single region of Gasterosteus aculeatus chromosome 20, fGasAcu3.hap1.1, whole genome shotgun sequence:
- the LOC120810321 gene encoding uncharacterized protein LOC120810321 isoform X1 encodes MDYSPGEHEYSLLPAPINVGKYLRLKRIHFQLPYDVMCLWQNNQLQKQPAVPLKRKRRYCRLKERTVSAHRTGESCGDISSLFPHLDMEPLTSSERSFVVKHRVFLVRNWELVRDRQIRLRIAGEGDAEGEEQDSQCLSRDGADGDDGHIKSDQQVGKVMVINSVPRHQSQDTSSLLTDGPSPRTQNGKEEEEEKKNEGKNRSAAENRGGNV; translated from the exons ATGGATTACTCACCGGGGGAGCATGAATACAGCCTTTTACCTGCTCCCATAAATGTTG GGAAGTACCTGAGGCTGAAGAGGATTCATTTCCAGTTACCTTATGACGTTATGTGCTTGTGGCAGAACAATCAG CTTCAAAAGCAGCCTGCTGTCCCCCTTAAGAGAAAGCGGCGTTACT GCCGGCTGAAGGAGAGGACGGTATCCGCTCACAGGACAGGG GAGAGCTGTGGCGACATTAGCAGCTTGTTTCCGCACCTCGACATGGAGCCTCTGACCAGCAGCGAGAG GAGCTTTGTGGTGAAACATCGCGTGTTCCTCGTGAGGAACTGGGAGCTCGTGAGAGACCGACAGATCCGACTGAGGATAGCGGGGGAGGGGgacgcagagggagaggagcaggactCGCAGTGTCTGTCCCGCGATGGAGCCGATGGGGACGACGGCCACATCAAGTCAG ATCAGCAAGTGGGGAAGGTGATGGTTATCAACAGTGTCCCACGCCATCAGAGTCAGGACACCTCCAGCTTGCTCACTGACGGCCCCAGT CCCAGAACCCAGAAcggaaaagaggaggaagaagagaagaaaaacgaGGGGAAGAACAGGTCTGCTGCagagaacagaggaggaaacgTCTGA
- the LOC120810321 gene encoding histone-lysine N-methyltransferase ASH1L-like isoform X2 gives MCLWQNNQLQKQPAVPLKRKRRYCRLKERTVSAHRTGESCGDISSLFPHLDMEPLTSSERSFVVKHRVFLVRNWELVRDRQIRLRIAGEGDAEGEEQDSQCLSRDGADGDDGHIKSDQQVGKVMVINSVPRHQSQDTSSLLTDGPSPRTQNGKEEEEEKKNEGKNRSAAENRGGNV, from the exons ATGTGCTTGTGGCAGAACAATCAG CTTCAAAAGCAGCCTGCTGTCCCCCTTAAGAGAAAGCGGCGTTACT GCCGGCTGAAGGAGAGGACGGTATCCGCTCACAGGACAGGG GAGAGCTGTGGCGACATTAGCAGCTTGTTTCCGCACCTCGACATGGAGCCTCTGACCAGCAGCGAGAG GAGCTTTGTGGTGAAACATCGCGTGTTCCTCGTGAGGAACTGGGAGCTCGTGAGAGACCGACAGATCCGACTGAGGATAGCGGGGGAGGGGgacgcagagggagaggagcaggactCGCAGTGTCTGTCCCGCGATGGAGCCGATGGGGACGACGGCCACATCAAGTCAG ATCAGCAAGTGGGGAAGGTGATGGTTATCAACAGTGTCCCACGCCATCAGAGTCAGGACACCTCCAGCTTGCTCACTGACGGCCCCAGT CCCAGAACCCAGAAcggaaaagaggaggaagaagagaagaaaaacgaGGGGAAGAACAGGTCTGCTGCagagaacagaggaggaaacgTCTGA